CATCAGGAATGCGCAGCAGATCAGGATTCAAATTAAATTGCTGCAACACTGCCTGCACCGCGTAATTATTGGAACGCCGCACCTGAAAGTTAGAAGGTGTGTCGGTTAATTCCACCAATTCATCTCCGGAAGAAACAATCACCGCACGTGGAAGTTTCTTCACTAACAATTCATTCTTACCGGCAGAAACAGCCATATTAATTACGGCAGGTGTAATAAACCGATTTGTCCGGCACACTACATCACCTTGCAATTTATCCCTGCCTTTGAAGTGAATATTTTGAGAAGGTGCAATGGTTTCAACAAGCACAGTTGCCGCTCCATTCTTCATTTCAATATCTTCATAACGAATAACGGTATCAACACTTGAAGCGATTGCAGCACCGGTCATGATTTCAACGCACTCATGATCCGATTGTATTTGTATGGGCACTTCTCCGGCTGCTTGTATACCAATTACACTGAACGCACGGATACCCTTATTAAAAGCTGCATAGCGAATGGCTATGCCATCCATGGTAACGCGATCGTAAGGAGGGAAATCACGGTCAGCAAGGATGTCTTCCGCCAATACACGACCCAATGATGTTGCGAAAGAAATTTTCTCCGTAGCAAAATCTTTCTTTTGCGCACGAATAATTTCATCGGCTTCGGCAACAGTAATCATGCTGTTTTTAAGACGGGTAAGAAACAGTTAAAGAGAAAGATTAAAAATAATGCGGGAGAATTAATTGAATAAAAAGACCGAAGCGCAGCGTTTTGTTTGAAATAAAAAATGCTCTCTGATGTCAATGACGGTAGCGAAATTTCAATTCCTGAAATTACTTCTGCTCTTTTTTTTGCTCTTTCTCCTGATCCTTAAAATAGCCACGCAATAAAAAATTATGTTGCATGGCCTCCAGGTTTTCATTCAGTTTTTCTGAACCCGTTTCCAGGTTTTTGATAGTTGCTTTCATGCTTTGTGCAGTAG
The genomic region above belongs to Chitinophagaceae bacterium and contains:
- a CDS encoding molybdopterin molybdotransferase MoeA; translation: MITVAEADEIIRAQKKDFATEKISFATSLGRVLAEDILADRDFPPYDRVTMDGIAIRYAAFNKGIRAFSVIGIQAAGEVPIQIQSDHECVEIMTGAAIASSVDTVIRYEDIEMKNGAATVLVETIAPSQNIHFKGRDKLQGDVVCRTNRFITPAVINMAVSAGKNELLVKKLPRAVIVSSGDELVELTDTPSNFQVRRSNNYAVQAVLQQFNLNPDLLRIPDDAVITREEIRKCLDKYDVMIISGAISAGKFDFVPKALEELSFKKYFHKVKQRPGGPFWFGKHENGLLVFALPGNPVSTFMCLHRYFLPWLMNSWEVKPEKQFAILNEDFVFNPPLQYFLQVKLSVNEKGQWLANPVMGNGSGDFANLVDMNAFMELPLERNNFTKGEVFRVWRF